DNA sequence from the Burkholderia pyrrocinia genome:
CGGCATCATTGCCCGCCTGTTGCTCAGCCCTTTGCGACGACGTCGATGCGCAGCGCTTCGCCGCCGGCGACGATCGCGAGCAGTCGATCGACGTTCGGGTGCGCGCCGGGGCGGTTGCGTGCGTCGGCGGTGTGCTCCGCGAACACGGCGAGGCCGTGCTCGGCAGCCTTCGCGTCGAGCGCGCCGAACGCCTGCTTCAGGTAGTGGTACACAGCGAGCGAACCCTGCTTGCCGGGCTGGTTCTCGATGCTGGCGACCACGTCGCCGTTCGCGCCGACGAGATCGATGCGCGCGATGCCGTCGATGGCCGGCAATTGCGCGAGGTTGTCCTTGAATACTGGGGTAGCTTGAATCACTGAAAACACTCCGTCGGTTCGGTCTTGGGCCAATGAGGATGGCCGGCCGTATCTTATCCGATCGGCTGCGGCGCACCGGCCGGCGCGGCCGGCGCGCCTGCGTTGCGCGAGCGCTCGATGTCGGGGCTGCGATATGCGCGCTCGGGAATCTCGGCGAGCCGCGACGCGTGCACTTGCTGCGGCGCGAGGCCGTAGAACTTCTGGAAACTCATTATCAGCGGCGACCATTTGTCCGGATCGATGCGGTCTTGATGGCCGTCCATCAGCAGGTCGGGATGCACGTGCACGCGCTGGATGCGCAGCTCGAACAGCGTGATCTTGCCGCGCAGGTCGGGCGTTTCATCGGCGAGGCCGTGCGCGGCCGCGACGACCGCTTCCAGGTGAACCGGGCATTCGAGCGCGCGCGGCGGCGACACGGTTTGCGAGGCCGCCTCGGTGAGCCCGGCCGTGCCGAACTTGTCGGGTTCGTATACATAACCCCTGGCCCGCTTGCCGTCGGGCACCGGATACGTGCCCGTCGTGCGCGCGATCCGGTCGACCGCGTGCGCCTGTGCCGACGACGGCAGGTTCAGCACGCATTCGCCGGTGCGCAGCAGGTTGCGGGTGGTCTGCGAGCTGGCGGCGATGCCGATCACGCCGCGCCAGCCGAGCCAGAACGCAGACGAGATCGGCGCAAGATTTGCTGTGCCGTCCGGGTTCAGCGTGCTGACCAGCACGACGGGCGTGCCGAAATAGAGGATGTTCGGTTCGGTGACGCGATGCGGAACGTTCATGGTCGGGGCCTTCGTTTCGTTGACGGATCAGTCCGCATGCTGATCCCGTCGCGGCCGCGCGGCGCTCCGATTCTTGTCGTGTCATCCAGCGGGCGGCGGCGCGATGGCGGAACGGAAATTGCGCGTGATGCGCAGACGGCGCGCGGAAGGCGTCGGGCCATTGCGCCGGCCGGCTTCCGTGCCCGCGTGCGCCGGCATCGCGCCGGCTTTTCCGCTACAGTAGGACATCGCCGATCGCACCCGCCGAGCCGGTGCGGTCATGTTCCAGAATTGCACATGAGGGCCCGATGCACACCCCGCAACGCTATTCCGAAGAGGCGCCCACGCGCGCGGAAGTCGACGCACTCGCCGGCACGACCGTCATCGAATTCGGCGCGAACTGGTGCGGCATCTGCGCGGGCGCGCAACCTGCGATCGTG
Encoded proteins:
- a CDS encoding DUF2322 family protein; the encoded protein is MIQATPVFKDNLAQLPAIDGIARIDLVGANGDVVASIENQPGKQGSLAVYHYLKQAFGALDAKAAEHGLAVFAEHTADARNRPGAHPNVDRLLAIVAGGEALRIDVVAKG
- a CDS encoding flavin reductase family protein, whose amino-acid sequence is MNVPHRVTEPNILYFGTPVVLVSTLNPDGTANLAPISSAFWLGWRGVIGIAASSQTTRNLLRTGECVLNLPSSAQAHAVDRIARTTGTYPVPDGKRARGYVYEPDKFGTAGLTEAASQTVSPPRALECPVHLEAVVAAAHGLADETPDLRGKITLFELRIQRVHVHPDLLMDGHQDRIDPDKWSPLIMSFQKFYGLAPQQVHASRLAEIPERAYRSPDIERSRNAGAPAAPAGAPQPIG